The window GCTACAGGTAGCGACTTCACCATCGGCTTCGACACGGCCGTCAACACCGCGCTGGACGCCATCGACAAGATCCGAGATACCGCCGAGTCCTTCGAGCGCTGCTTCATCGTCGAGGTCATGGGGCGACGCAGTGGCGCCATCGCTCTCGCCGCCGCTCTTGCCGGTGGCGCGGAGGAAGTATGCGTCCCCGAGAACGCCACCGACTACCTGGGGATTGCCGAGCGCCTCCGGGCGGGCAAACAGGCAGGACGGTTCAGCAGCATCATCGTCACGGCGGAGGGGGACGAGATCGGGGGCGCTGCTGAGCTTGCCAAGAAGCTTACCGAGCTCAGTGGCCTTGAGTTCCGCACCTGCATCCTGGGGCACGTGCAGCGTGGCGGTTCGCCCACGGCTCGCGACCGCATCCTGGCCTCACGTCTTGGGGCCTTTGCAGTGGAGCTTCTGGAGCGCGGCGAAGGCGGCGTCATCGTCGGCGAGAAGGCCTGCCAGCTTGCGACCACGCCACTGAGCGAGGTCGGCACGGCACTGCCTGCCTGCATCTGCGACTTCGACCTGGTCAGGCTGCTGAGTCGCTAGGAGGCCTGGCCACCTGGGCCTTCAGACCCAGGTCACGCTCTTGAGCGGGCGGCGGATCGTGCGCTCGAACCGGCACTGCGCATAGCCCAAAGCCAGCGCCGAGAAGACCTCGTTGGCAGGCGGGATTCCCAGTTCACGCTTGAGGTCGAGGGTGTATTGCACGGCCGACGCGGCAATGCCGAGCATGATGTTGCCGACGCCGAGAGCCTCGGCCATCAGCATCCCATGGGTCGCCGCGAGGAGGCAGTTCGTGTCACCCATCAGGTGATCGGGGTCGGCGTGAAACAGCATCAGCGCCGGTGCGCCCCAGGTGACGAAGTCGGTGCCGTCATTGTGATACAGCGCCAGACCGGGGCCGGCGAAGGGCAGCATGTGCTCGGTCAGCATGCGGTATACTCGCTGACCAACCATCCGCCGCATGGCCGCGCGTCCGAGGCGGTTGCGGGTCATCTGCTGGAGCTCCTCGAACTGCTTTACCGAGGCCGGAACGATCTTGGCCACCTGCTCGCGAGTGCTCAGAACGGTCAGATTCACCTCGCTGGGCGGAAACCCCATCGGAGCTGTGGCCGCCGCCTCCGCGATCTTCTCCAACACTTCGCGCGGCACGGGCTCCTCGCGGAAGACCCTGGTGGACCGGCGGCGCTTCAGCAAGGCCTCCAGCGCTTCCGGGCTCGCAGGTGACGGTTGAAGCTCCGGGAAGTCGGCGTAGTCCATGCCCTCAACCTGCACGGCCTGGGTCGGGCAGATCGCCATGCAGTGCCCGCAGCGGACGCACAGCTGCTCGCTGTCCGGGTCGACCACCACGCCCTCGTCGGTGCGGTCGTAGATCCAGCAGCCGCAGATCATCTCGCATAGCCCGCAGCGGGTACACCGCGTCTCGTCGATCGTGTGGGTTGCCATGGCGCCTTCCCTCTTTGTCCCTTGCACGCCGCGGATCGGCGTGGAACCGTAAGTCGTGACCGCCGGGGCTGCAAGGTCCCCGCGGGTAGACACTCCTGCTCGTGACCTATATAGTACCAGATGCCGCTCGGAGTGGACACCGGTCCGCAGGGATCGGAACCGCCTCTCCGACCGGCCGTGCGGGTCTATCTGCCGGGCACGATTCTGACGCTCCTTCGCTGTGTGATCGCATGGGTTTGCTGCGCAACATCCGCAAAGGCTTCCTCTTCCTGCGTCCGGAGCAGGGCCTGTCGCCTGCTGACTTGGCGCCGCTGGGTGAGTACCTTTCGCCGGAGGAGCGCTCCCTGTTCCTGGAGATGGACGAGCCCGATCAGCGCCATTCGCTGCGGGTCGCCGAGTTCTGTGCGCAGTCGCTCGAGGCCTATCCGCAGGTGCCTCGCGAGCTCATGATGAAGGCCGCCCTGCTGCATGATGTGGGCAAGGTCGGCGGGCAACTCGGACTGGTCTTCCGCACCCTCTGGGTCTTCGGTCACCGATTGGTTCCGTGGTTGCTGGAGGCCGTCGCTCGTCGCAGTGAGCATGCTCGTCCCGGTACGGCGCGTCACAAGATGTACATCCAGATGTATCACGCCCGCGTCGGGGTACAGAAGCTGAAGCAGATCGGAACTGAACCAAGAGTCCTTGAGTACATTCTATATACTGAAGAGCCGCGACGGCCGGAGGACTCCCTGGAGAAGCGAATCATCATGGCCGCGGACGGCGACCACGTCTTCAGCGGGCCTCCGTCGGCCTGATTGCCACCTTGCTTTCCCGTTCCCATCACACAGGGCCTCGGGGCCCTCTCGTTGAATCCTGAAGTAGCTGCCCGCACACCGGGCACACCGACCTGGGAGGTTTTGCATGTCAGAACTCATCATCGGCGTCCAGTCCTACACCTACCGCAACTTCGGTGCGGTCGAGGCCGTGTCGGAGGCCGCCTCCGTGGGCCTCAAGGCCATGGAGATGTGGCCCGGTCATATCAGCTTCGAGAGCGACGCGCAGCTCATCGCCGACTTCAAGCAGGCCGCGAAGGACAAGGGCATCTGGATCTGCGGCTACGGTGTCTGCGGCCTCGAGCAACTGGGCGACAAGATGGAGCCGACCTTCGCCTTCGCCGCCGACCTGGGCGCGAAGTACGTCAGCATCAACCTTGGCCGCGAGAACCATGAGATCGCCAACGCTGCCATCGCCGTCGCCAAGCAGTACAAGCTCAAGCTGGGCATCCACAACCACGGACCCGGTGCGCAGTTCGAGACCGCCGAGCAAGTCCTGGCCATCTGCGAGGGCAAGGACCCGCTGCTGGGCGCCTGCTGCGACACCGGTCACTACATGCGGTCCGGCCAGATGCCCGCTCATGTGATCAAGACCCTGGGCAAGCGCATCAACTCCGTGCACCTGAAGGACTTCATCTCGGAGAAGGAAGAGGTCGTGCCCGGCACCGGCAACCTGAACTTCGCCGAGGCCCTGGAATTGCTGAAGACTGAGTCGGCCTACGAGGGCGCCTATGTGATCGAGTACGAGGCCGACCCGAAGAACCCCAACGAGGGCATGAGGAAGACTCTTGAGGTTCTGATGGCTGCAGTCAAGTAGGTCCCGAGCGAGTTGCGATGTGACGCCTCACCTCATCTGGAAGGAGCGACTGAAGATGCCCGTTCGATGCGTGTCTTTGCCCCTCTCCGGCCGGACCGACTCACCGGTCCGCGG is drawn from Armatimonadia bacterium and contains these coding sequences:
- the pfkA gene encoding 6-phosphofructokinase; translation: MRILVLTSGGDAPGMNACVRAVVRSALSRNWEVFGARYGYIGLVTGEVAALDHNSVSNTIQRGGTVLGAGRCPELQTPQGLQKAVETLRSLGIEGLVAIGGDGTFRGLRDICEHWEGLGIGIPGTVDNDATGSDFTIGFDTAVNTALDAIDKIRDTAESFERCFIVEVMGRRSGAIALAAALAGGAEEVCVPENATDYLGIAERLRAGKQAGRFSSIIVTAEGDEIGGAAELAKKLTELSGLEFRTCILGHVQRGGSPTARDRILASRLGAFAVELLERGEGGVIVGEKACQLATTPLSEVGTALPACICDFDLVRLLSR
- a CDS encoding nitroreductase family protein, which gives rise to MATHTIDETRCTRCGLCEMICGCWIYDRTDEGVVVDPDSEQLCVRCGHCMAICPTQAVQVEGMDYADFPELQPSPASPEALEALLKRRRSTRVFREEPVPREVLEKIAEAAATAPMGFPPSEVNLTVLSTREQVAKIVPASVKQFEELQQMTRNRLGRAAMRRMVGQRVYRMLTEHMLPFAGPGLALYHNDGTDFVTWGAPALMLFHADPDHLMGDTNCLLAATHGMLMAEALGVGNIMLGIAASAVQYTLDLKRELGIPPANEVFSALALGYAQCRFERTIRRPLKSVTWV
- a CDS encoding HD domain-containing protein, whose protein sequence is MGLLRNIRKGFLFLRPEQGLSPADLAPLGEYLSPEERSLFLEMDEPDQRHSLRVAEFCAQSLEAYPQVPRELMMKAALLHDVGKVGGQLGLVFRTLWVFGHRLVPWLLEAVARRSEHARPGTARHKMYIQMYHARVGVQKLKQIGTEPRVLEYILYTEEPRRPEDSLEKRIIMAADGDHVFSGPPSA
- a CDS encoding sugar phosphate isomerase/epimerase, which codes for MSELIIGVQSYTYRNFGAVEAVSEAASVGLKAMEMWPGHISFESDAQLIADFKQAAKDKGIWICGYGVCGLEQLGDKMEPTFAFAADLGAKYVSINLGRENHEIANAAIAVAKQYKLKLGIHNHGPGAQFETAEQVLAICEGKDPLLGACCDTGHYMRSGQMPAHVIKTLGKRINSVHLKDFISEKEEVVPGTGNLNFAEALELLKTESAYEGAYVIEYEADPKNPNEGMRKTLEVLMAAVK